From Scylla paramamosain isolate STU-SP2022 chromosome 16, ASM3559412v1, whole genome shotgun sequence, one genomic window encodes:
- the LOC135107958 gene encoding structural maintenance of chromosomes protein 6-like isoform X4: MLFKLFLKATQLQQMKDDYADLERNIESSLRTIECRKECLPDLEKEVEEQRIHYQFSLSLREKGNRLKELRHELAWAKIINLEQEKAKAEKDLENHTKARKEIQEKIEELQKVLEQETEVRERNTKLLEEATSHLTTVSKEVREVDRKMRKIRNELKEKQSQFNTTEKKVRTLASEISTLRSAIEKDNDGAKSRWAAVRAEWQRKMNIVEDEIKELMENLKTENTHFDNLQHTLDLKKSEKTHLDLEEKALSKQLNGLERELKGLQGQKGSHLTVYGQWVPQLLEKILHAHSNGLFIKKPVGPMGAFIKVRDTKWAHVAERVLGKRITSFCVDNQKDEKVLRELMKSITFDQQSMPIVSVSKFRDKVLDVSRFETSSSKYSSLWSILDISDTVVANTVIDQMQVESILLIPTAQEAGRLLKDRSKVPRNCKCAYTLNLDQYYPDPNYRVYSGRGSHRARFLQVSVEDKIKDIMKNKEECKERLMLLLAHEIKESQVEIKSLQEKIGMSNKKTQAYKRKLETLRMKVADLQNEEAPAPPDIAQLEEDVRQQEINMENVKAKMEEIRKSSLEKKQEFSNFSGALLELRQKEKHAYKEVEKCKRALEEACANAAILEIQSCKKKDKDLKMKKKHLEKSLTSATETLEKAMKSADAFNLGARIETKKSVKELERQYTSLQARLDKERATSGDPITIAERYVATKQRYKQVSEDLNKHISLMKKLQESLQMREANCMRLHKWLAVIVKYFFKEHLSVRKLDGSISINIQEQTLNIHVEKPNVCHTSPVKNQVTPKQLKKSKGHQDLVMMSGGERSFATVAFIIALWHAIVSPVRILDEFDVFMDVIARNHAMKMMISAAKQDTQYIFLTPLNLDTSKLRNCQFFRMPDHTDQSQDG, from the exons ATTATTAATCTTGAGCAAGAGAAAGCGAAGGCAGAAAAAGACTTGGAGAATCATACAAAAGCTAGGAAAGAAATCcaagagaagatagaagagcTCCAGAAGGTTCTAGAACAGGAAACGGAAGTGAGAGA AAGAAATACCAAACTTTTGGAGGAGGCCACCAGCCATTTGACAACAGTCTccaaggaagtgagagaggtagatagaaaaatgaggaaaataaggaatgagTTGAAAGAGAAACAGTCTCAGTTTAACACTACAGAGAAAAAAGTTCGCACATTGGCTTCAGAAATTTCTACATTGCGGTCTGCCATTGAAAAGGATAATGATGG agcaaaGAGTCGATGGGCAGCAGTACGAGCTGAATGGCAGAGGAAGATGAACATAGTTGAGGATGAGATTAAAGAATTAATGGAGAACCTCAAGACGGAAAACACTCATTTTGATAACCTACAACACACATTGGATTTAAAAAAGTCAGAGAAGACACATCTGGACTTGGAGGAAAAAGCATTGTCCAAGCAATTAA ATGGACTTGAAAGGGAACTTAAAGGTCTTCAGGGCCAGAAAGGAAGTCATCTCACTGTGTATGGTCAATGGGTACCTCAACTGTTGGAGAAGATTTTACATGCACATTCAAATGGATTGTTCATCAAGAAACCTGTAGGACCTATGG GAGCCTTCATTAAAGTGAGAGACACTAAATGGGCTCATGTGGCAGAACGTGTGCTGGGAAAGAGAATCACAAGCTTCTGTGTTGATAaccagaaagatgaaaaagtccTTAGGGAGTTGATGAAAAGCATTACCTTTGATCAACAGTCCATGCCAATCGTGTCTGTGTCCAAGTTCAGAGACAAG GTTCTTGATGTGTCTAGGTTTGAGACATCTTCTTCTAAATACTCTTCCCTGTGGTCCATTCTTGATATTTCTGACACTGTGGTGGCCAATACGGTCATTGACCAAATGCAAGTTGAGTCAATCCTCCTCATTCCTACTGCACAAGAGGCTGGCAGGCTGCTGAAGGATAGATCAAA ggTACCAAGGAATTGTAAATGTGCATACACACTCAACCTGGACCAGTACTACCCTGATCCCAACTACCGGGTGTACTCTGGCAGGGGGTCTCACCGTGCCAGATTCCTGCAGGTCTCTGTggaagacaaaataaa AGATATCatgaagaacaaggaagagtgCAAAGAAAGGCTGATGTTACTGCTTGCCCATGAGATTAAAGAATCACAGGTTGAAATAAAAAGTTTGCAAGAAAAAATCGGCATGTCCAATAAGAAGACCCAAGCATACAag AGGAAATTGGAGACTCTCCGCATGAAAGTCGCAGACCTTCAAAACGAAGAGGCTCCAGCCCCTCCTGACATTGCACAGTTAGAAGAGGATGTGAGGCAGCAAGAAATAAACATGGAAAATGTCAAAGCTAAA atggaggagatTCGTAAATCTTcgcttgaaaaaaaacaagaatttagtAATTTCAGTGGAGCTCTATTGGAgttgagacaaaaggaaaagcaTGCCTATAAAGAAGTTGAGAAATGTAAG AGGGCATTAGAAGAGGCCTGTGCTAATGCTGCCATATTAGAAATTCAGAGCTgtaaaaagaaggataaagatctcaagatgaagaagaaacatCTTGAAAAGTCATTGACTAGTGCAACAGAAACTTTGgagaaagcaatgaaaagtGCAGATGCATTTAATCTCGGAGCACGCATAGAGACAAAAAA GAGTGTAAAAGAGCTGGAGCGCCAGTACACCAGCTTACAAGCCAGGCTTGACAAGGAAAGAGCTACCTCTGGGGACCCAATAACTATTGCCGAGAGATATGTGGCTACAAAACAAAGATACAAACAGGTTTCAGAAGATTTGAATAAACACATTAGTTTAATGAAG AAACTACAAGAGAGCCTACAGATGAGAGAGGCAAACTGTATGCGTCTTCACAAGTGGCTAGCAGTAATCGTTAAATATTTCTTCAAGGAACACTTGTCAGTACGAAAGCTGGAT GGCTCAATTTCCATCAATATACAAGAACAAACTCTCAACATCCATGTGGAGAAGCCAAATGTTTGCCATACTTCACCTGTAAAGAATCA AGTAACTCCCAAACAACTCAAGAAGTCTAAAGGACACCAGGACCTAGTCATGATGTCTGGAGGTGAACGTTCATTTGCAACAGTGGCCTTCATCATTGCTCTTTGGCATGCAATAGTGTCACCTGTACGCATCCTAGATGAATTTGATGTATTCATG GATGTGATTGCCAGGAATCATGCAATGAAGATGATGATCAGTGCAGCAAAACAAGATACCCAGTACATCTTCCTCACTCCACTCAACTTGGATACAAGCAAGCTTCGCAACTGTCAGTTCTTCAG GATGCCAGATCACACTGACCAGTCCCAAGATGGCTGA